Sequence from the Streptomyces mobaraensis NBRC 13819 = DSM 40847 genome:
CACCCGGAACCCGCGGATCTTCACCTGCTCGTCCCGGCGCCCGGCGAAGACCAGCTCCCCGTGCTCGTCCCAGGCGCCGAGGTCCCCGGTGAGGTGCAGCGGGCCCTGGTCCGGGCGGAAGGGGTGCGGGACGAACCGGCGGGCACTCTCCTCCCGGTCCCCGACGTATCCGGACGCCACGCCGCGCCCGGAGATCGCGATCTCGCCGATGACATGGCGGGGCAGCAGGTTGCGGTCCCGGTCCAGGACGTACACCTGCTTGTTCGCGCGTGGCCGGCCGATCGGCACGGCGCGGTAGGCGCGCCGTGGGTCCACCCGGTGCAGCGTCGTGTTCACGCACGCCTCGGTCGGGCCGTACCCGTTGTACACCGCGACGCCGCGGGCCGCGTACGCCGTCAGATCCGCGGCGTTGGCCGGTTCCGCCGCCGAGATGAGCACCCGGAGGTCCGCCGGCCGTGCCGGGTCGAGGTGGGTGAGGTACGAGGGGGTGATGGTGGTCGCCGTCACCGCGTGCTCCGCCATCAGGTCTTCCAGACGGCGCGGATCGGCGAGGGTCCGCTCGTCGGGGAGGACCAGCGCCGCCCCGGCGAGGTGGGTCATGACGACGTCGAGCAGGGCGCCGTCGAACGAGAGCGCCATGAACTGGAGGTAGCGGTCGCCCGGGCCGAGGCCGAGCTCCGTCACGTGGTCGAGGCCGACGTTCACCAGCCCGGCGTGGTCGAGGACGACCGTGCGCGGGGCCCCGCCCGAGCCCGAGGTCGTGATCACCGCGGCGGCGTCGCCGCCCCGGGAGTCCGGCCAGGCCGGGGCGGACGGCGGCCCCGCCGCCGTGCCCGCGGGGAACTGGAGGTCCACGCAGCACACGGCGAGCGCGGGCAGTTCGGCGACGCGGTCGAGCAGGCCGGAGTGCAGCGCGAGGGCCTTGGCCTTCGTGGTCCCGACGATCCGGGCGACGCGGTCGGCCGGGGTGCGCGGGTCGATCGGGACGTACGCCGCCCCGGCGGCCAGGCACCCCCACAGCGCCACGAGGGTGTCCGCGGTGCGCGCGGCGAGGACGGCCACCGCCTCCCCGGCCGCGAGGCCGAGGTCGTCCCGCAGGTGGTGGGCGAACCGCGCGGCACGGTCGTGCAGTTCGCCGTAGCTCACCGTCCTGCCGCCCGCCAGCACGGCGGGGGCACCGGGAGCCGCGGCGGCCACCGCCCGGAACCGGGCGGCCAGGGAGTCGTCCGGGGTGTGGGCGGGGACGTCGGTGGCGTTGAGGGTGTCGAGCTGGTGGAGGATCTCGTCGTCGTCGAGCAGGTCCAGGCGGGCCACCGCGGTACCGGTGTCGGCGAGGTGCTCCAGCACCCGTTCGACCAGTCCGACGACGTGGTCGGCGAACCACACGGGGTAGAGGCCGTGCCGGTCCTCCACTTCGAAGCCGCCCTCGACCGGGTCGATCGTGATCACCAGGTCGGCGGCGTCGTCGGCCGGCACGGGCAGGTGCAGGCCGGCCGCGGTGACGAGCACACCGGTGTCCTGCGGCCCGCCCGCCCGGGCCCACAGGTCGCGCACGGGGAAGCCCTGCGTCGCGTAGGAGGCGGCGACCCGGTCGCGCACGTGCTCCAGCAGCGACCGGAGGCTGCCCCGCCGCTCCGGGCGGAAGACCAGCGGCACCCGGTCGTCGTGTGCGTAGGGGCTGTTCACCCCGCGGAGCCGGGGAGTGGTCAGCCAGACCACGTCGTGCGCCGACGTGCGCTGGACGACCACCACGAGGGCGGCGAGGAGCACGACGAAGCCCCCGAGGGCCTGCCCGCCGCTCACGGCGGCGACCCGGCGGCGGGCCTCCGGACCGATGGCGGCGCGGCGCCGCGTCCCCGGGGCGGCCGTCGCGGTGGTGACGAAGGACTCGGCCCAGCGCAGGGCGTCCTCGGCGGACGGCATGGCCGCCAGCCAGTCGGCACGCTGCCGGTGGTGGGCAGGGCCCCGCAGGGCCTCGGCGCGCGAGACGGTCACGACCAGCTCCAACGCTTCGCACCGTAGAGCCGCTCGGCGTGGCGGCCCTGCGCCTGGCAGGACTTGACCAGGCGTTCGGCTTCCTGGAGGGGGAAAGACTCGGTGGTGTAGGGGATGCCCAGCAGGGGGTAGAGCCACGGCTCCTCGCCCATCGCGTACACGTAGACCTCCGCGCCGTCGAACCGCTCGACGACGCCGAGGGCCTCCTGGGAGGTGGACGCCCGCCCCCGCCGGCCCTGGTCGTGGTCCCGGTCGAGCGGCCGGGCGAAGTACGGGCCGTAGACCCAGCTCGCCGGCGCGCCCTCGCACTCCATGCCCAGGAACAGCAGGTCGATGTCGCCGACCAGGTCGTGCACCCGCTCGTACACCGCCGGGTTGACGTTGGCGGTGTCGGCCCCGACCAGCACCGTCCGGCCGCCGAGGCGCAGGTGGTACGTGGTCTTGGAACGGATCGCGAGGTCGTGGTGCTCGCCGACGAACGGGACGGCGGTGATCGCCCCGTTCGGCAGGCGCACGACGTCGAGCTCCCGCACCTCCCGGACGTCGGGGAAGCCCAGGTGCTCGACCACGAGGCGCAGCGAGGGGTCCATGAGTCCGCCGCCGTCGCTGCCCGGCACCACGACCGTGCCCACCTTGTGCCGGATCTGCAGCAGCGCCTCGGGCAGGACGTGGTCGTGATGGGCGTGGGTGATCAGGACGTAGTCGATGCGGTCGGGCAGGTCGGCGAAAGAGAGGCGCGGTACGTCGGAGGCGTGGTCGTAGGCGATGACGGGATCGACGAGGATGCTGACGTCCCCGTCCTCGAACAGCACGCAGGCGTGCCCGAAGTAGCTCACCCGGACCCGCCCGCTCCCGGCCGGCGTGCCCTCGCCGCCCTGCCACGCCCGCGGGGGCTCGGTGGTGAACAGCGCCCGGAACCCCGGGCGGGACCCGGCGTCCAGGTTCAGCGCGTCGGCGAGCGCGTCCGGGTCGGCGGGTGCGGTGCGGGCCCGGAACAGCGCGTCGAGCTCCGGCGCGGCGAAGGGCACGGCGAGTTCCACGGCGCCTTCCCCGCCCCCGTCGGCGACGGGCAGGCGCGGGGTGGAGAACGCGAAGGGGCGGTCCCCGTCCCGGTCCGAGCGCACCAGGCGCAGGCACTGCTCCGAGGGGTCCGCCAACGCGCCGGTGTAGAGCAGCCGTTCGTACAGGCGGCACCGCGCCCGGTGGTGGCGGTCGTACTCCAGCTCCACCAGGCCGCGCAACGCGGCCGGGACGGAGGGGTACAGCGGTTCCAGCGCGGCTCCCGTCATGCCCTCCAGGAGCTCGTCCAGCTCGGCGAACGCCGCCACGAACTCCCGCCGGTGCCGCGCCCGGGCGCGCGTCGCCTCCAGCAGCGCCCGGACCTCGGCGACCCGGGCGCCGCCGAGGTCGAGGAACGGGCCGGAGCGCGTCGCCGGGTTGGCCGCCGCGGCGGCGTGCATCGCCGGGGAGCGGACGTAGGACTCCATCATCCGCAGGTGCCGTTCGACGACGACGAAGGCGGCGGTCGCCGGCGCGACGAGGTGCACCCACGCGTACCAGCGGTCGACCAGCGGCTCGGCCTCGACGTCGCCGCGCAGGAAGTACCGGGCGGTGGTCCCCGGCGCCGTCACGACCGGCCTCCGTCGGTGACCAGGGCGTCCAGGTCCGCCAGCGCCGACTCGATCTCCTCCAGGTCCTCCACCGCGAAGTACCGGCTCTGGAGCCGGAGGATGTCGTACGTCGCGAACCGCACCACCTCCGGGTCGAAGGGCTCGACCGGGCAGGCCGGGTCGAGGCACTGCCGGATCTCGTCGGCCGAGGAGAGGATGGCACCCCCCAGCGCCCGGAGGCCGCCGGGCATCCGGATCAGACCGGTCTCCAGCGTGCTCCACAGGATGCCCTGCAGCAGCGCGAAGTCCTCGGGGCGCCCGGCGCACCGGACCCCGATCCGGCCGAACTCCTGATACAGGTCGGCCGTGCGCGCGTGGGCCAGGTAGGGGCCGTGGCCGAACAGGTCGTGGAACAGGTCGGGCAGCCGGGCGAAGCGCAGCTCCTCGGGCGCGCGCATCCGGCTGGTGACGGGAAACCGCCGGTGCAGGAGCATGTCGAAGAACTCGGGGCCCTTCACCAGGCCGTCCACGGCCACGCAGGTCCAGCCGCTGACCGCGCTCAGACGCTCGTTCACCTGCCCGAGATCGGGCACGTGGTCGGTCGGGAGGCCGAGCAGGGCGAGCCCCTCCAGGTACAGGGGCGGCGCCGCCGCCGGCACCAGCTCCGCCTGCTGGCGGTAGAGGTGTCGCCATACCTCCTGGTCGACCGGCCCATAGGGTTCCTGAACCGGCGGTACTCCGTGAGTGTCCACCTCTGCTCCTTCCGGCGGGAACGGCTCCGTGCCGGCCCCGGGATCCGCGCTCAGTACCGCAGTTCGATGGTCAGGGGGGCCGGGGAGTCCGCGGGCCGGGCGCCCACGGCCCGGTCCAGCGGATCGCCGGCGTGATCGAGGAGCGTCCCCGCGATCCGGAGGAAGGCGCGCCCGAGCGCGGCGAGCGCGTCGGCGTCGGCGCGGGCGCGGGGCGCCACGATCTCGACGTCCAGGGTGTCCGCGCGCTCCGTGACGTCGAACCACAGCGGGGTGTGGGCACCGAAGACCACCTCGGACCGGGGCGCGTCGTCGGCGGCGGTCCGGGGCCCGAGGGTCGGCGTCCGCGGCTGGAGGGTCAGGCCGACGTCGGCGAGCGGCGCGTCGGCGGCCAGTCCCAGTGCCCGGCCGATGTCCCCCGGCGGGACCCACCGGTGGGCGAGCGCGTCGCGGACCGACCGGCGCACGGAGGCCAGCAGAGCGGCGAAGGACGCGTGCGGCTCGACGCGGTCGCGGATGCCGACGGTGTTGATCAACGGGCCGAGCTGCTCGTCGAGGAGGGGACCGTCCCGCAGCGACACCGGCGACAGCACGACGAGGTCGGTCTGCCCGGTCATGGCGAACAGGAACGCCTTGACCAGGGCGTGCAGTCCGCCGAACAGCGTCGCGCCGGTGTCCGCGCAGAGCGCCCGCAGCGCGCGGGTGCGGCGGGCGTCCAGGCTCACCCACCGGCGGCACCCGAGGAAGTCCCGGGGCCCCGACGGGCGGCCGATCCCGAGCGGCGTGAGATCGGGGCGGGTGTGCTCCGTCCCGGCCAGCCGCTCCGCCCACCAGGCCAGTCCGGCGCGCCCGGCGGGGCTCTCCAGGTGGGCGAGGTGGTGGGCGGCGACGTCGCGGAACTGACGCGCCGGCGGACGGGGAGCGGCCCCGCCGTTCCGCCGCGCCCGCTGGTCGCGCCGCCACCACCGGGCGAGGACGTCGCAGGACAGGCCGTCCCACACGATGTGGTGGGCGGTGAGCACGGCGAGGGTCGTCCCGCCGGGCCGCCGGACCAGGTGGAGCCGGAACAGGGGCCCCTCGGCCAGATCCAGCGGCTCGGCCGCCTCCTCGTGGAGCAGTGCGCGCAGGTCCCCGGCGGCGGGGGAGCGGGACAGGTCGGTCAGCCGGAGGGCGTCCTCGTGGCCGTGCGGCCGGATCCGCTGCCGGGGGCGGTCGCCGACCAGGGGGAACCCGGTGCGCAGGATCTCGAAGGACTCGACGAGCCCGGCGAACGCCGCGCGGGCGGCCGCGGGGTCCCACGGCGTGCCGAGGTCCAGGACCTCGGGCAGCGCCGCGGGCGTCTCCGGGTCCCGGAACTGGTCGAGCAGCCAGAACTCCGACTGCGCGGGCGACAGCGGGTGGTCGTCGGCGTCCGGGACCCGGCGGATCGCGGCCGGCGGGCCGGCGGGCCGCCGCGCGGCCGGTGCGCGGCGGGCGTCGATCAGCTCCGCCTGGCGGGCGAGGGTGGGGTACGTCAGCACGTCCTCCAGCGCGAGGGCCGCGCCCAGCTCCTCCTCGACCCGGGTCACCAGCACCACGGCCAGCAGGGAGTGGCCTCCGAGGGCGAAGAAGTCGTCGTCGGGAGCGGGGTCGGGGCGTCCCAGCACTTCGCCCCACAGCGCCCGCAGCACGGCCGCCGTACCGGACGCGGAACCGCGCGGGGCCGGTGCGGCGGGGCCGTCCGACCGGTCCCCCGCCGGGGACCGCGCGAGGCCGGCGGACCGGGCGTGGAGCGCGTCCAGGTCCACTTTGCCGCTGGCCGTGACCGGCCAGTCGGCCACGGTGACGAACCGGTCGGGGACCATGGCCGGGAGCAGCAGCTCCCGCAGCCGCCGCCGTAGCGCGGGGATCCGCTCCCGGTCGCGGTCGTCGACGTAGGCGACCAGCGACGGGGTTCCGGCGGACCCCGTCCGGGCGTCGGTCGCGGCGTCGCCGGTCAGCAGGCCGGTGCCCAGGATCGCGGCGCGGACCTCGTCCAGCTCCACCCGGTGACCGCGGATCTTCACCTGGCGGTCCCGCCGCCCCGCGAACACCAGGTCACCGGAGGGCAGGCGCCGGGCGAGGTCCCCCGAGCGGTACCGGCGGCGGGGCGGGAGCCCGTCCGGCGCGTGCGTCCCGAAGACGCGGGCGGTCTCGTCGGGCCGGCCGAGGTAGCCGCGGGCCACGGTGGGCCCGCTGATGACGATCTCCCCGACGGCGCCGTCGGGGACCGGGCGCCCGTCCGCGTCGAGCAGGTCCACGCTCGTCGTCCCGATCGGGCGGCCGATGTTCTGCGCGTCGGACGGCGGTCCGGGCGCCTCGGAGGGATCGAGCCGCTTGAAGGTGGTGAAGACGGTGGTCTCGGTGATGCCGTAGCCGTTGACGACGTCCGCCCCCGGTACGTGTCCGGCGAAGCGCCGGACGGCCCCGGGGCGGATGGGCTCCCCGCCGAGCACCACGTAGCGCAGCCGGTCCGGCGCGCGGCCGGGCCGGCGGTCGAGCTCGTCCACCAGCCGCTCGAAGGTGCTCGGGACCTGGGACAGCACGGTCACACCGTGCCGCACGAGGGCCGGGAGCAGCCGGCGCGCGTCCCGGCGGGTGGCCTCGGGGACGATGACGACCCGGGCACCCCGGGACAACGGGAGGTGGACCTCCCAGACGGAGAAGTCGAACGCGATCGAATGGGTGCACGTCCAGACGTCGTCCTCGCGGAACTCGAACGGCCAGCCGCCCGCCCACAGCAGCGCGAGGGCGTTCGCGTGCTCCACCACGACGCCCTTGGGCGTGCCGGTGCTGCCGGAGGTGTAGATGACGTACGCGGGGTCGTCCGCGCCGCACGCCGGAGGGAGGCCGTCCGCCTTCTCGTCGTCGTCCCGCGCGTCGGGCACCTCGTCCAGGGCGAGTACGGGAAGCCCCTCCAGCCCCTCGGGGAGCAGGCCGCGGCCGTGGCCGTCGACCACCAGGAGGGCCGGCCGGGAGTCCTCCAGCACGGCCCGGCGGCGCGCCTCGGGGTGGGCCGGGTCGATCCCGAGGAAGGCGCCGCCCGCCTTGAGGATCGCGAGCTGGGTGACGGGCACCCGCTCGGTGCGCTCGACCGTGTAGCCGACGATCCGCCCGGGCCCCACGCCGAACTCGTCGCGCAGCCGGCGGGCGAGCCGGTCGGCCCTGCGGTCGAGCTCCCCGTAGGTGAGGACCCGGTCCTCGCACACCACGGCGGGGCGCCCGGGAGTGAGCCGGGCGTGCCGTTCCACCGCCGTGTGCAGCAGGACCGGTGCCGTGGCGGTCGGCGCGGCGGCGGCCACCGCGGCGACGGTGGTGCCGGACGAGTGCGGGAGGGCCGCGATCGTGGTGGACAGGCCGGCGACCCAGCGTTCGACCGTCGTGCTCGCGAAGAGGTGGGAGTCGTACTCCACCTCGCCGCGCAGCCCGCCCTCGTCCTCCACGAAGGTGACGATCATGTCGAGTTTGCCGACGCCGCGATCGACGTCGACCCGGCGGGCGCGGGGCTCCCCCCACACTGCCTCCGTCCGGGCCCCGGGCGCGTTCTGCAGGACCAGCATCACGTCGAACAGGGCCGAGCGCCCGGGGTCGCGCACCAGGCCGAGATCCCGGACGACCAGGTCGAGGGGGTACTCCTCGTGGGCGAACGCGTCCAGGGCGGCCGACCGGACCCCGGCGAGGAGCTCGTCCACCGACGCCTGGGGGTCCACGTACGTCCGGAGGGCCACGCTGTTGACGAAGGAGCCGAGGACGTCCTCCAGATCGACGTGCGGCCGGCCGGCCACCGGAGTGCCGACGATCAGGTCGCGCTGCCCCGTCAGCCCGTGCAGCCACACGCAGACCGCGGTGAGCAGACCCATGAACAGGGTGGCCCGGCGTTCCCCGGCCCACGACCGCAGCGCGCCGGTCACCTCGGGGCCGAGCACGAAGCGCCGCACGTCGGCGCCGGGAGCCTTCGCCGCGCCGCGCGGGGCGTCCAGCGGGAGGGCGAGGGCCGGTGGCGGCCCGGCCAGCCGGTCCGTCCAGAAGCGCCGCAGCCGCCGTCCCGCCGGCCCGGCGAGCCGCGCACGCTCCCAGGCGGCGTAGTCGCGGTACTGGAGGCGGGCGGGCGGCGGCTCGGCCGGGCCGTCCCCGGTGGCGAGGGCCCGGCACCGCGCCGCCAGCTCGGTGAGCATGAGGGTCAGCGACCAGGTGTCGCTGATCAGGTGGTGGATCACGAGGTACAGCACGGTTCCCCGGTCCGCCGCCGCCGGGGCGATGAGCCCGAGCCGCAGGAGGGGGCCCGCCTCGGTGTCGAACGGCCGCTCGCTCACGGTGCGCAGCAGGCGGGACGGGTCGGCCGCCGTGGTGTGCTCCACGGGCACCCAGCCGGGCTCGGGGGGCCGGACGCGCTGCACGAGCTCCCCGTCCACCAGCGAGAACGTCGTGCGGAGGATCTCGTGCCGGGCGACGAGACCGTCCACCGCCGTGCGCAGGACGCCGGGGTCGGGGACCTCCGTCAACTCGACGCCGATGGCGATGTTGTACGCCGAGGACGTGGCGTCGAAGCGGCTCGCGATCCAGTGGCGGAGCTGGCTGTGGGACGCCGGGACCGCCGCGGCCGGCGGCGTGGGCTCCAGGCGGGCGACCCGGCACGCGGCGTGGTCGCAGCCCCGGACCACCTCCGCCTGCGCGCGGATCGTGGGGTGCGCGAAGATCGTGATCACGTCCAGGCGCCCGCACACCCCCGCCGCCGCGCGCGTGGCCACCCGCGCGGCGTCCAGTGAGGTGGCGCCCCGGGCCAGCACGTCGTCGTCCGGGCCGGGCGCCGCACCGTCCAGGACGTCGCGCCACAGGGCGGCGAGGACGTCCTCGGCCGATCCCGGCGGGCCGGCGGCCTCGCGCGCCGCCGGGCCGCCCGGAGGCGCCGGGCGCGCCGTGGGGAGGGCTTCGACGTCGACCTTGTCGTGCGCGGTCCGGGGGAAGGCGTCCAGCACGTGGACGACCTCGGGGACCATGCCGGACGGCAGGAACGCGCCCGCGTGCGCGCGGAGGGCCTCCGGATCCGGCGGGGCGGACGGCGCCGCGCGGGTCACCCAGGCGGTCAGCCGCCCGCCGCCCGCCTCCGCCGACGGGCCGCCGCCCACCACGCGGACGACGGCCTCGTCCACGGCGGGATGGCGGCACAGCACGGCCTCGACCTCGGCCGGGGCGACGCGCAGGCCCCGGACCGACAGCTCGTCGTCGAGCCGCCCCAGGAACTCCAGGTTCCCGTCGGCGCGCCACCGGACCCGGTCCCCGCTGCGGTAGAGCGGCTCCTGCCCTGCGACAGGGCGCCGCACGAAGCGCTCGCCGGTCAGCTCGGCGTCGTTCAGGTAGCCGGCGGCCAGGCAGCGCCCGCGCACGTACAGTTCGCCCGGCACGCCCAGCGGCGTGAACCGCCCGTGGCGGTCGAGCACGGCGACGCCGACCCCCGGGATCGGACGGCCGACGGGCACGGGCTCGCCGACCGGCCCGGCCGAGCAGTCGAACGACGTGACGTCCACGCAGACCTCGGTCGCCCCCCACCCGTTGAGCAGGTGGGCGCCCCCGCGGCGGCCGACGACCTCCTCGAACAGCCCGACCAGCCACGGGTGCAGGGTCTCCGCGCCGGCCAGGACCCACCGCAGCGACGAGAGCGCGGGCTGGAGACCGAGCGCGGCCACGTGTTCGAGCAGGCTGCGCAAGGGGGAGGGCACCAGGTCCACCACGGTGACCCGTTCGCGCTCGATGGCGTCGAGCACCCGCGCCGGGTCGCGTTCGTGGCCGGTGGGCAGGAACCACACGCGGCCCCCGACCGGCAGCAGCCGGAACATCTCGCAGACGGCGGGGTCGAACGAGAGCGCCGTCCGCCCGAGCGAGACGTCCTCGGGGCCGAGGGCGAGGTGGTCGATGAGCCACCGCTGACGGTTGACGAACGACCGGTGGCGCACCAGCACACCCTTCGGCTCGCCCCGGGAGCCGGACGTGAACATGAGGTACGCGAGGTCGTCGCCGTGCGACCGCGGGAACTCGGGGCGCGCGTCGGCCGGACCGAGGTCCTCCAGGACGACGGCGGGGCGGTCCGCCGGGAGCGCGGCCCGGGCGGCCCGGGTGGTCACGGCCAGCCGCACCCCGGCCGCCGCCAGCAGCCGGGCCCGCCGGGCCGCGGGCAGCGTGGGGTCGAGCAGGAAGAACGCGCCTCCGGCGGTGAGCACGCCGAGGGCCGCGGTGAGCGTCGCGCAGGACCGCTCGGCGACGACGGCCACGATCTCCCCCCGCGCGATCCCGCGCGTCAGCAGGGCCCCCGCCACGTGCTCGGAGCGCTCCACGAGCTGACGGTAGGTGAGGCGCTCCGCGTCGCAGGCCGCCGCGGTCCGCTCGGGGTGGCGGCCGGCCGCGGCCCGGACGAGGGCGTGGATCGTCGTCTCCGCCGGGACCCGGGACGGCAGGCCCGTGAGCCACCGCCGCTGGGCGTCGGTCTCGGCGGGGGAGAGCACCGGCAGCGCGGCGAGGTCCTGCTCGGGGCGGGCGGTACCGGCGGCGAGCACACGGGCGGCCGCCTCCCGGAGAGCGGCACCGGACGCGTGCGGGTGTTCGAGGGCGAGGGTTGGGGCGGCACCGGGCCGCAGGATGAGCTCGCCCCGGGCCGCGGGCCCGTCCCCCGGGGCACCGGCGTCCGCGACGGCGACGGTCCAGCGGCCCGCGGGCCGGGGGGCGGGGAGCCGGTTCGCGAGGGCCGAGCGCACGTGGGCGAAGGAGCGCGAGGGGGAGCAGTCCACGGTGACGCCGTGCGCCGCGGTGGTCCCGTCCGCCGGTTCCACGGTGACGACCAGGTCGAGCCGGTCCCGGTCCACGTACCGCTGGAGGACGATGACGGCGGCCGCGAGGACGTCGTGGACGGAGTGGTGGCCGCCGTCGCCGCCCTCGGCCCGGGGCGGAGCCCCGGTGTGCACCGGGCTCATGCGCCGCCGCCCCCTTCCGGGCCCGCCGGCGACCGCGGTGCGGAGAGCATGTCGGACACGGTGCGCACGTCGGAGGGCGGGAGCGGGGCGGACGGCTCGGGCAGCCGCAGCGGCGGCGTCGTGCCGGACCGGTACCCGGCCGGCCCTTGGTACTCGGACACCTCGCCCGCCCAGTTGCGCAGGACCGCCCGTTCCGGCGACAGGCTGAGCAGGTAGTTCGGAGCGACCGGGATCTTCCCGCCGCCACCGGGGCTGTCGATCACATAGGTCGGGACCGCGTAGCCGCTGATGTGCCCCCGCAGGCCCTCGATGATCTCGATGCCCTTGGTGACGCTCGTCCTGAAGTGGCCCGCGCCCCGCACGGAGTCGCACTGGTACAGGTAGTAGGGGCGCACGCGGATCCGCACGAGCTCGGTGCACAGCCGGCGCTGCACCTCGACGCTGTCGTTGATCCCCGCGAGGAGGACCGCCTGCGCGCCGATGGGGGCGCCGGTGCGGGCGAGGCGGGAGCAGGCCGCGGCGAGTTCCGGGGTGATCTCGTACGGATGGTTCACATGGATGTTCACCCACATCGGGTGATTCGCCTCGATGATGTCGCACAATTCGTCGTCCACGACGAACGGATTGAAGACCGGGGCGCGCGTGCCGAGCCTGATGATTTCGACATGCGGGATCTCCCGGATTTCCGCGACGATCTCGGCCAGCCGTTTGCGCGCCATCGACAGGGGATCGCCACCGCTGATGAGGACGTCACGCACCCGCGGCGACTCCCGGATGTACCGGATCTGCTCCCGCCAGTCCGTTCGGCTGTAATTCTGCTGCCCGTCCCCGACGAATCGGCTCCGCGTACAGTACCGGCAATACGACGTGCAGGAACTGGTGACGAGCATGACGAGCCGGTCGGGGTACTTGTGGATGATTCCGCGCACCGGCTCGTGCTCGACCTCCGAATTGGCGTCGGGCAGCCATCCGTCGAAGGCCTCCATCTCCCGCGAGGTGGGAACGACCTGGCGCCGCAGCGGGCACCGCGGGTCGTCCCCGTCGATGAGGCTGAGGAAGTACGGGGTGATGTCCACCCGGAACAGGTCGTCCGAGCCGAGGGCGCTCTCCTCCTCCTCGGTGAGCTTGATCACCTCGCGCAGCTGCGAGGCGCGGCGCAGCCGGTGGGTCATCTGCCAGCGCGGGTCGGTCCACTCGGCCTCGGGGACGTCCGCCCATCGGGGATGACGGGCACCCGATTCACTCCGCACACCGCTTGGCATCTGCAACCTCCGGCTTGATCCGGGCGAACCGAGTTTCCACCATAGGCACATTCCCGACGGCTGTTCAAGTAATACTGAATTGCCCTTCAGGTGCTGTGCACGGCATTTTTAAGGTCCTTTTTCAGGTGCTTTTTAGAACGTTTTTAGAGTCGCCGCCCGATGGCTTCCGGGCTCTCTGGCGCGCCGGGGGACGGCTCTGGTACACCATTTCGGTGCGTCGAATTTGTTCGTTCCGGTCGGGCCGATCGCGGCCGGACCGTCCGGCCGGCCTGGAATCAGGGGTGGAGCGGTGACTGGGACTACCGGGAAAGTGTTCACCTGGAATCCACGGCCGGGGGGCCTCGACCGCGTGGGAATCGAGGACGACAGCCTGCGGGACGGGTTGCAGGGCGCCTTCGTGCGCCACCCCGCGCTCGACGAGAAGAAGGCGCTCCTGGAGTCCTCCGCGGCGATCGGGGTCCAGGCCGCCATGCTCGGGTTCCCCTCCGCCTCGCCGGGCGCCCGGGCCGAGGCGGGCCGCCTCGTCGAGCACCTGGATCGCCGGGGCGTCCCGCTCGTCCCGCGCTTCCTGGCGCTGGCCGACCCGGCGAGCATCGCCCCGATCACCGAGCTCGACCGCGGCAGCGACCGGGACGTGTGGGCCGACTTCTTCGTCGGGTGCAGCCCGCTGCGGCGGCGCGTCGAGGGCTGGACCCTCGACAGCGTCCTCGACCGCATCACATCGGCCGGGGCGGCGGCCCGCGAGGCCGGCACGCGGTTCGGCGTCAGCCTGGAGGACGCCACCCGCACGCCGCCCGAGGAACTCGCCCGGATGGTCGACGCGGCGGTCGGGGTGGGGGCGGAGGTGCTCACCGTCTGCGACACGGTGGGGGAGTCGACA
This genomic interval carries:
- a CDS encoding non-ribosomal peptide synthetase: MSPVHTGAPPRAEGGDGGHHSVHDVLAAAVIVLQRYVDRDRLDLVVTVEPADGTTAAHGVTVDCSPSRSFAHVRSALANRLPAPRPAGRWTVAVADAGAPGDGPAARGELILRPGAAPTLALEHPHASGAALREAAARVLAAGTARPEQDLAALPVLSPAETDAQRRWLTGLPSRVPAETTIHALVRAAAGRHPERTAAACDAERLTYRQLVERSEHVAGALLTRGIARGEIVAVVAERSCATLTAALGVLTAGGAFFLLDPTLPAARRARLLAAAGVRLAVTTRAARAALPADRPAVVLEDLGPADARPEFPRSHGDDLAYLMFTSGSRGEPKGVLVRHRSFVNRQRWLIDHLALGPEDVSLGRTALSFDPAVCEMFRLLPVGGRVWFLPTGHERDPARVLDAIERERVTVVDLVPSPLRSLLEHVAALGLQPALSSLRWVLAGAETLHPWLVGLFEEVVGRRGGAHLLNGWGATEVCVDVTSFDCSAGPVGEPVPVGRPIPGVGVAVLDRHGRFTPLGVPGELYVRGRCLAAGYLNDAELTGERFVRRPVAGQEPLYRSGDRVRWRADGNLEFLGRLDDELSVRGLRVAPAEVEAVLCRHPAVDEAVVRVVGGGPSAEAGGGRLTAWVTRAAPSAPPDPEALRAHAGAFLPSGMVPEVVHVLDAFPRTAHDKVDVEALPTARPAPPGGPAAREAAGPPGSAEDVLAALWRDVLDGAAPGPDDDVLARGATSLDAARVATRAAAGVCGRLDVITIFAHPTIRAQAEVVRGCDHAACRVARLEPTPPAAAVPASHSQLRHWIASRFDATSSAYNIAIGVELTEVPDPGVLRTAVDGLVARHEILRTTFSLVDGELVQRVRPPEPGWVPVEHTTAADPSRLLRTVSERPFDTEAGPLLRLGLIAPAAADRGTVLYLVIHHLISDTWSLTLMLTELAARCRALATGDGPAEPPPARLQYRDYAAWERARLAGPAGRRLRRFWTDRLAGPPPALALPLDAPRGAAKAPGADVRRFVLGPEVTGALRSWAGERRATLFMGLLTAVCVWLHGLTGQRDLIVGTPVAGRPHVDLEDVLGSFVNSVALRTYVDPQASVDELLAGVRSAALDAFAHEEYPLDLVVRDLGLVRDPGRSALFDVMLVLQNAPGARTEAVWGEPRARRVDVDRGVGKLDMIVTFVEDEGGLRGEVEYDSHLFASTTVERWVAGLSTTIAALPHSSGTTVAAVAAAAPTATAPVLLHTAVERHARLTPGRPAVVCEDRVLTYGELDRRADRLARRLRDEFGVGPGRIVGYTVERTERVPVTQLAILKAGGAFLGIDPAHPEARRRAVLEDSRPALLVVDGHGRGLLPEGLEGLPVLALDEVPDARDDDEKADGLPPACGADDPAYVIYTSGSTGTPKGVVVEHANALALLWAGGWPFEFREDDVWTCTHSIAFDFSVWEVHLPLSRGARVVIVPEATRRDARRLLPALVRHGVTVLSQVPSTFERLVDELDRRPGRAPDRLRYVVLGGEPIRPGAVRRFAGHVPGADVVNGYGITETTVFTTFKRLDPSEAPGPPSDAQNIGRPIGTTSVDLLDADGRPVPDGAVGEIVISGPTVARGYLGRPDETARVFGTHAPDGLPPRRRYRSGDLARRLPSGDLVFAGRRDRQVKIRGHRVELDEVRAAILGTGLLTGDAATDARTGSAGTPSLVAYVDDRDRERIPALRRRLRELLLPAMVPDRFVTVADWPVTASGKVDLDALHARSAGLARSPAGDRSDGPAAPAPRGSASGTAAVLRALWGEVLGRPDPAPDDDFFALGGHSLLAVVLVTRVEEELGAALALEDVLTYPTLARQAELIDARRAPAARRPAGPPAAIRRVPDADDHPLSPAQSEFWLLDQFRDPETPAALPEVLDLGTPWDPAAARAAFAGLVESFEILRTGFPLVGDRPRQRIRPHGHEDALRLTDLSRSPAAGDLRALLHEEAAEPLDLAEGPLFRLHLVRRPGGTTLAVLTAHHIVWDGLSCDVLARWWRRDQRARRNGGAAPRPPARQFRDVAAHHLAHLESPAGRAGLAWWAERLAGTEHTRPDLTPLGIGRPSGPRDFLGCRRWVSLDARRTRALRALCADTGATLFGGLHALVKAFLFAMTGQTDLVVLSPVSLRDGPLLDEQLGPLINTVGIRDRVEPHASFAALLASVRRSVRDALAHRWVPPGDIGRALGLAADAPLADVGLTLQPRTPTLGPRTAADDAPRSEVVFGAHTPLWFDVTERADTLDVEIVAPRARADADALAALGRAFLRIAGTLLDHAGDPLDRAVGARPADSPAPLTIELRY